The nucleotide sequence GGCGTCAAGGGACCAGGATTAGGAAGGGTCACGCCTTGTTCTCGCGGGCGGTTGGCCGCAGGCAGTggggatgatgctgatgcgcAAGGACGTGGACAAGGAACAGGAAGCGGGTGGAGAAACAGGGCAGAGGATTACGGGACTGGGGATGGGGACTCAAGAAGCAGGGGCTGTTGATTTGTATTGTTGGCGTTGTATTGTGCAGAGCAGAACATCTTGTGAATGGCTGTGAGGAATGCTCATATCACCAGGCAGAAGAACTAGCGGTGATGGCAGAGGGCGATTTGCAGCAaagagacgatgaagaaaaaCAATCAACACCCAATATCCTGCTTTTCTGACAGGTGATCGGCATTGTTGCAGGTGCAGTATCGATGCAAGATTGTCTGAGATTGATACTATCCGCTTTCATCCCACTTGGGACTGAGTACATgattcaagatcaagactaTTGATGAATCAAGTAAAAGACACAAAAACAGGGCGCGTGACTGAAGATCAAGGCATAAGATGAGAAAGCAAAACCACCGATTGCATTGGATACGAATATTCAGACGAGAAACATAAAAATACGTACCTTTTGCAATTGTGCTAAAACATGGAAATCCGAAACATCAGATTCAAGGGATTCGCTTGTGGCTAGTGCACCTGTAGCCTCTGACGCGAAGACACCAGCGGTGATGAGAATTTGAGGCCCTGGCAACCCTGGActggtctggtctgatctctcgcttcttcgtttctgtttctgtgtCGCCTGAGATTCTGGAGACTCTTAGCTCAGCTcaactcagctcagctcaagcCCGGCCTGGCGATGGTGAGTTAACAAGTGCGGTCAAGGCGGCTGAGGCGGAGGAGAACAATGAATGACACAGCGGGGGCAAGAAGAATAGGATCCTTAATAAACCAAATTaagaataagaaagaaaCCGTCGGGCGCCAACGCCAATGCCAAACGGATGAGAAGCACGGTTCACTTGAGGCTGTTGGGCTGAAGTTTGAGACCGGCCAGAGCGAAATAGACAAGCGAGAACCTGGCCAGATCTGGGCTGGTTGAGCGGGAAATGAGACGAGAGGTATAGGAAAGTTGTAGGTCGGACGTCGGACAAAAAGCAGGAAACCAACAggtaaattaagttaatacgTACGAGTCGAGGTATGCAACAGGAACAACCAAGGTAATGAGCAAATCAACTTGGGGTCTGACAAGGAACAGGAACTGAGGTGACCTAAAACGGCGACAGCTGTCCCAGACAGGGTTTCTTGTACCGCTCGAGAAAGACACTGCACTAAAaagatcttggtggtggtggtggtggtggtggtgatgatgatgctgcagTCACAGCAGATCGAGACAGAGGAGTACACAGATGGGGGCGGCAAGAATGTGAgagaaagaacaagagagagagagagaagcgTTATTATCTACGTGCCATGTCTGAGTGAGTCTGACTTGGGGTAATTATATTCCCGTCGAATTGAGGTCATACCATGGAATCTAAGCCACCCTTCCGAGGAAAACACTCAGACAGAATGCCCGTGCTATCCGAAGAGCactcaagagaagaaaaagcttCATCAATGCCTCTCTCGCTATTGTTGAGAGAATTAACTTAACGAGGGAGCTCCGGAGGCTGCGGAGCCCAAACCCCGTACGATTGAATGGGGTTCGCTACTTTCGGTGACGCGGCACCAGGCGAAACCCTGTCTTTAGATCCAAAAGCTTTACTCTTTAGAGATGCAGATAGAGTGAGGGTCTTTGTTTAAGCCCCGAAAACGGACTACGTAATGTCTGCTGCggtcatggcatggcatgtgcCGAATGTATAAACTCATGCCATCACCATATCCTAGTCTGACTGTGACAGCCTCCGCTTTGCCACTTTGCCAGAGTCAGAGTCAATGTCACTGAGAAGAGATCCGAGAAAACTCAAAACTTAAAAGAACTAGACAAGAGAGGAATATTCGATGATTGATCAACATAAGTGGGTGGCCGTTCCGGTCCCGAAACAAAAGAACGACTCCACTAAAAGAATCCCAAGATCTTAGGGTCCATCCATCTGGCGGGAGATGACATAGCTAAAGGTCAGCACGTTGCATATTACATATTACATATCGCAGATGAAGTGCTTGCTGTACTTTTTACATTGACATCAGAGTCGCAATCTGTGGGTTCGGGCTTCACTTTTAGCTCATTCCAATACGAAGGTCTCATTCCGAGGATCAGATTCATGATGTTAGTACTGGCAGTCTGACAAAGAGCCTCAACCCAATCCGAGAATTTTCTCTCGCCAGAGGGAAAAAACCTCAAAGTTTACAGGGTACTCACAGGGATCATACACCTTTCTTCTCCAAGCCAGTTGATCAATGGGTCTGGTAAGGCACTTTGCAAAGGCATCGAGTGGACAGAAAACATGGGCTGTGTGGAGTGGTAAATAGATGCACAAATCATCCGTCATTCATAGCAAGCAAGgattttctctctttcttttcttcttctttttctttttcggtTACACGAAATGCCGAAATTCATCCATGATGCCGACAATTAACTATTTTGCCCGGCTTGGAAATGCCGAGGCGATACTTGCGAGTTTTATGCACAGCTGAATGAGGCTTGATATCTCGCCCtgtttctagcttacttgTGCATATAACATGACATGATTCCAGTGCATCTTGGAAATATCGCCGGAGGTAGCTCCGTATAATAAAACTCACGTGTTGCCGTTTCATTTCCGGTTATCTAATAAATAATGGACAACTTCATTCTACGACGAATCACACGATATGAAATTATAATTCTATTTCTATCCAGAGTGAACGGTTTCTCATCAATGAAAGGCCCTTGTTTCAGCGCCGCCTTGAAGAGCCTAGTTTCATGTCAAATTTCTTGGTGATGAAAGACCCTTGCTCCTGAGGCTCGTGCATTCAATGGTGAGGCAGTGGTTCCAGCTTGACGACCAGGCCATTAACGCTTAGATTAATTTGAACATGGCCtagaagcagaagctcttGCGATTCAGTAACTCAAGGTTAACGATGAACCGTGAATTTGCGCTCGGGAGTTGTAACGGTCCACAGAGAGCCCTGGCTTGCCAACTCAGCGTTGGCCGTCAACTCTAAAGGATTCCCTGGACGTAACGTTCTACATACAAGCCTCATCTAGGCTTTCTTTTTCGTATGTAAATACCCAACACGCGTCGTCCTGGCAGCGATGAGTTGTCACCTTTTAGCTGGAAGCATCTCCCCTGTAACCAATTGCCACTTTGTTGAAAGGGCCTTGACTGTGTGTGTCCATGCTTCATGTTTGTTTAACAGAAGGCTTCTATCAGCCTTCTAGTCTCGTTTCCTCAGTCGCTCCAATCTCGGGCAAGGCCGTGAATAGAGCTTGGGCCATCCAGCGATTCCAGCCTGCGATCTTAAGACCGGGGTACCCGGTCCATGGGCAGGGGACCCAGGATCAACAACTGATGAGgtcattcttctcttttttttatggATTTTGAACATTGTGGAATTGCAAACTTTAAAGTTTGCAACTCCAGGTATTTTATTGTGGTTTTGTGGATAACGTTATCACAATTACTCAAGATCTGCGTCGATATCGAACTGGGGAGAATCTCTGTATGGCGTTTGTCACGACTCATTGCATTTTAGCCGGTGACTGTCTCAACGGCGAGGTTCCAGGATCATCGCTGTTGAAGATTCTCCATGTATCATGCGGGAACTACCTTATGAAACCAGCTCTCTCCAGTACAGCATGCACTCACAAAACATCTTGACTACAGATGTCATACAAGTGACAATCCATTGTCCTGACTCGAGACTGCGAGATCATGCCCAAAAGAGGTAGATCCTGAGATCCAGGACGGCATTGATCTTCATCTAAGATCCAAAGTCTTGGTTTTCAGATCCACGGTGACAACGCGTTGAAGATATCTGACGTCTATCACTTTGACGACCAAAAATTTAAGCGAACGGTAGCCGATCAAGGTCTGTAAAAATTGTCCTCCAAAAATAGTCACTCGATAGCAGATCTCAAATTGTCGAATGCCGTCTTGGCAATGTCAAATCGAGGAATTTGTCTCCAAAAAGACGGGCAGTAGTTAGCACGAGCAGCGAACGAACCCAACAGCCGAACACTTTTCTCTGCCCGTGTAATTCCCAGTGACTACACCAATATCCAAGTGCTCATCGTCGCCCCCCACGATTGGTTCGAATAGTTTCTCAAACCTCCATGAAATCATGCTGATCAAGACCCTGACGGTTTGCCCACCCGGAGTCGATCACTAGGCCTTCTACTGGATTCTCCAAATCGATCGCATGATTTCAAATTTTCAGAAGAAAAGATTAAGCAAAAAGTGGCATGCTTATTCGCTATGCGACTCTACATGATTCAGTTTGCATTGATGTGACCATTGCGTATGACCTCCCCGCGTTTCGCGGGGGATATTCAGTCGAGCCGGCGTTAAGTGCGGTCGGCATCCGACTGGCAGTCTACTATGCACAGTAACAGTTTAGGGTGACACTACAACCAAGAGGATGCATCCCGTTTCCCTCGGAAATGCCAGGGTGAACATGTCTCGTGAGGACTCTGTAAACGATCATGGCGTAAAGCTTAAGCCTTGTATCACTTGGTAAATAGCTCATCTTTGCTGAGCGCTTAGCAGCGTATACAATGTCAATACGCCAACGTCAAAGATGCCGAACAATCTCCAAATCACATGTGATTCATACTTTGGTTCTTTTGAGGCCATATTCAGCATGGTGGTTGATGTGTTCAAAGTGCAGCGGTCTCTACGTTACGATCACTAAAGAGCATATACACTTATGTCGTTGCTTGGCCACATACACCAGGCATGGACCGATGGTAACAAAACTACAAAAAGATGTATCACTGTCCACATGCATGTGAGTTATTGTGTCTGATATATGTGAAACCACCCGACTACGCATCAACGTTACCCTGTACTGATCGAGTAATTTCTGTATGCTCAGCGAAATTCACTGTGGAACTTTAGGTCAAGCATAAATCAAATGCTAAGAGTGTATAAACACTTACTACAAGGAGATGATGAAATACTAGATATAATTGATTGGCTACTAGAAGGGCTCTCGTTGGCACTGAACACATTGACTGAGATCATGGGCAACGAAATAAATACACGACACTATTGTACTCTTTTAGGGTCTCTCGATCAACTCAAATATAACATTCGCTTTTCTATTCTATTTCTTGCCATACTTCAGGATACCTCGTATCAATGACTTGCTGCAAAGCGCTTATTCAAGTATATACTTGTTCGACAATCAACTTCCCGGAAGCATCATCGAGCTCCAGTCGACTGCCCAGAAGCTGTTGCTGTGTTCTGTAGCGAAGGTACAAGGACGCCGAATGTATGAGCCAGCTGGCTCAGCATTTGTGACAACGAGGCCACATGCTCATCTGCCAACCATGTGACATTAGGActtggatcttcttgatatAGTCTCTCGACTGGAAATGTGAGCAAACTATCGAGTTTAATCCTAAATTTGATGTAACTCACGTTTATGTGCAGTCACGATGAAGGTGTCAAGTTCTTTCAACGCTTCCCGTTCGAACTCGTGTTTAAGGTCAAGTTCTGGAATGCATACGCCCGAATGTATTGCCCAGAAGTTGAAATCCGCCTTTTGTTGCACAATGACTTCTTTCTTTGGCATATTCAAGGGATGCTCGTCGTCAGATTTGTAGTGGTAGAGGATGTCGTCGTAGGCTTCCATGACGGCTTCGATTTGTGCGAGGTggcccatgatgatgatgatgatgattgaaaTGATGAAACGAAGGATTAAGTTTCGAGAATACGATTTAACTTTGAAGATTGATCGCTCTCTGTACTTAGAAAGGCCAAATACGGATGATGCTAATCGTGTGCCGTTGATTAGAGATGATGCTCAGTGATGGTTTGACCTTGGCCATTTTCAATTCGCAGTAGGAGTCGTGGCTGACTGACATGAACTCAATATCAACAATATCTTGAAGACGGAAACAACAAACCATGACCATACCAACCCGAATCTTCGCCAACTTCCAGTTCTACCTAAGTCATGAGAACTTTGGGGCAGGACCAAACGGAGCTCAGTGTTTACCTTCCTCTCAGGTAACTGCACACCAAGCCAACATTAACTCAAAACATATCTGCACTTTacatcaccagcaacaggTGTATCACGAGCAAGCATCCGAATCAGGTCGTTTCCATCTACTTATCAATCAAATTACTACCAGGAAAAGCTATCCACAATCGATATGTCTGGTCGACGCCTCCGTACTGTACGACACAGTGATTTCTGTCGCGTGTCATCTATCGCCTTGTCCGTTCGCCTCTGTCTTAAAAAAATCATGGACCTCCCCGAAGTAAGTTCGGCCTCAAAAGATGGAGAAGCCTATTACCCGGACTGCGAAACTATCGAGAAAATGGAGGTGGTCTTCATGAACTGGGTCAAAAGCTACAGGGCCATCCCTGAAGGCGAGCCGTTTCCGCCAAGACAGATACCACGCCGCATTCCTAGGGCCTACTCTACCGGTTATCGGAACCCAGCCCTATTGAGGCAATCGTTTGAAGCAATAGACCGTCCAGTATGCTTGGAGACTGTACGCCGTACCATTGAGGACCGTATGTAATGATCAGTTGTGCGAGTTTGGATAGGGCTAACACTCAGCACCCAGTCTACCAGGCGTTACTACACAAGACCGGGAATCACTTCCATTACTTGCACATGGCCA is from Fusarium musae strain F31 chromosome 4, whole genome shotgun sequence and encodes:
- a CDS encoding hypothetical protein (EggNog:ENOG41), with the translated sequence MGHLAQIEAVMEAYDDILYHYKSDDEHPLNMPKKEVIVQQKADFNFWAIHSGVCIPELDLKHEFEREALKELDTFIVTAHKLERLYQEDPSPNVTWLADEHVASLSQMLSQLAHTFGVLVPSLQNTATASGQSTGAR